The nucleotide window GGTCTAATTGTGCCTCCGGTAACGGGTAGGTGCCTTCCTGCTCGATCGGGTTTTGCGTCGCTAAGACAAAGAAAGGGGGATCCAGCGTGTATGTTCTACCGATGACAGTGATTTTGTATTCCTGCATCGCCTCAAGCATCGCGGCTTGCGTCTTTGAAGGGGCGCGATTAATCTCATCCGCCAAGATAAGATTCGCAAAGAGCGGACCCCTTACGAACTCGAACTCCCGTCTGCCGCCTGGAACCTCCTGGAGAATGTCAGTGCCGGTGATGTCCATCGGCATGAGATCCGGTGTGAATTGGATCCGACTGAACCGCAAAGCCATTGTCTCAGCAAACCGACTGACCAACAACGTCTTCGCCAAGCCGGGAACACCCATCAACAGTGCGTGCCCTTGCGAAAACAGACATATCGCCAAATGTTCAATGACCTGTTCCTGACCGATGATGATCCTCGCAAGCGATGCCTTTAACTGGTCGTAAACATCTTGGAGTTCGTCAATGGCAGCAACATCGTCGGCGTGCATAGCGTCATTTACTGGGGTCGTCGTCATAAAATTCCCTTTTTTTAATTACTTCGATTTAAACGTGATGTGGTCCCATTCAATTGTAGTGACGCACCTTTGCAACGGAAATGGTGCATAATTTTAGAAAGCATCAAAAAACTACCTATATGCCAACATAAAGACACAAGGAAATCCTTTACTGCAGTTTAAACCCATTTAAATCGGACTCATCTTAATTCTTAGTGACACACTTTTAGGGTGGAAAGGTTGCAGAATCTCAGAAAACCGCCAAAGCATCCTGCGTTTCAACCGAAAAAATCGAATATAGGGGTCCATTGAGAATTCTTCAAATACTTAAACTGACCACACCTTACCGCAGCAGGGAGCAAATTCCATGCCAGTCTGTACACCACTATATCGGCGAAATTCTTTGCGAAATTCCAGCAAGAACTGTCCAAAATAGGACATACGCTACACATAGTTGCCCAAAACAGGGCAGATTTAACCAAGGGAATCCCCTAATAGCGTTTAAAAAATATACCCATCCAGTAAATCAACGTAGCGGTTTGCTAATGCGAAGCGACGCGCGGTATCATTTGAGGGTGGGCGTAAACGGCTGCGTCGAAACTTTTCTGCATCAGTTCCCACTTGATAGCCTGATAATCGGCATGCTCCGAAAGATCGTTGTGTTCCCAAGGATCGTTGTCGAGGTCGTAAAGTTCGCAAAGCCTCTTCTTATGATAGGTTACGAGCTTCCAGCGTCGATCCCGATACATCGTGGCGTGGGTCCGGTCCGGCATTGAGATTGCATCGAAAAATTCACAACGAACCCCCTCTCGATGTTCATTCGCAGGAACATCACCGCGCAACAGGGATGCAAGAGATTTACCTTGGACGTAGTAGGGAATGTCCACGCCCAACGCATCATATAACATAGGCACAATATCGGTCAGTTCAACGAGTGCCTCGCTCTGAACGTCTTGCAAGAACTGACCAGACCACGAAATCATTAACGGCACCCGCACCGATCCTTCGTAAAAGCGACACCCTTTAAATGCTAACCCGTGGTCGCCGAGTGCCTCTCCATGGTCGGAAGTAAAGATAACAATCGTATCTTCACGGATCCCCTCAGCATCAAGATGGTCGAGGATACGTCCGAACTCATGGTCGAGTTGTTCAACCATGGCGTAATAAGAGGCCTGCATCCGCTTGTCGTCCCATTCCGCAGGGGGTTTCGCCTGAGATTGAAAGTCGATACCGGCATCTGTCAATTTTGACTGGAAGGCAATATCGCTCTCCTGAAAGTGCGGACCGGGCAGTGTTTCCGGATCGTACCGTCGATAGTATTCCCACGGCGCATCAAACGGAGGATGCGGGTCAAAGGGATTGATACTGAGCATCCACGGCTGATTCTCTCGGCGGTTTTTCCCGATAAATTCGATTGTTTTTTCGGTGCACCAATAGCTTTGATGAAGGTGTGGCGGGATATTGTCGAGATCGGGCGTCGGTTCTGGCACCCGTCCGCGCGCGTTTGGGTATTTTTGAGAGAGCGCCTTTCCCGCTATCAATGCTTCAGGATCATAGCCTTGTGCCCGTTGCCAATCCGCATATTCGTGTCCGAGGGCGTTCGGCTTGCCGTGGTCGTGGCTATATTGGAAATAGCGATAGCCGTCATCCACGCGCTCTTCTTGGGCATCGAAAGCACTCGCGAGATGGAGCTTACCGATCAATCCACAGTCGTAACCATCTTGCGCCAACGCATGGGTAATCAATCGATCTTCATAATAATCCGGGAAAACCGGGTTGCCGTTGCCCGTAACGCTCACGGCTGAAGGATACATACCCGTCATAAAACTTGCACGAGAGGGTGTACAGATCGGGGATTGGCAATAGGCGTGGGTGAATGTGACCGACTGACGCATAAATTCGTCGAGTCTCGGTGTGTTGATATGCGAATTTCCCAACGCTCCGATGGTATCGAAACGTTGCTGGTCTGTGCAGTACCATAAAATATTTGGACGTTTTTCCATCTTTACTCCTTTATTCAACTATTTTGCTGAGTGCGGCGTCAGTCGTAACGACATGTTTTCCACCTGAACCCTCGATTCTGGTTATCATCAAGGCTTTGAGTTCCTTCAATTCTAACGGCGTCAATTCTCCAGCGAGCGGGCTCTCAATAAAGTTCCGATAGGCACGACTGGTGTCCGTTTTCGGCATGATGTACATCGGAATGACGGCTTGCAACATTGCGGCGCGTTTACGATCTGTCCGATTCACCCCGGCGCGATGCCAGACCCTCGAATCGTAGAGAATATAACTCCCGCCCGGTGCCTCAACCACATCCGCATCCGGCCCATTGTAAGGCAACCCATGGGCTGCGCGATAGCCCGGTTGTCTATAGATGTGGCCAGGTCCCCATTCGTCCGGTGGACCCTCACCGAGTGCATGCGATCCGAGTTTGAAACAGGTTGCCCCGTTCTCTTTGCGGAATTCGGAAACACACAGATTGCGCTGAACACCCATAACCAGTTCAGGAAAATTGTGGGGCGGTATCTCTGGTCCCGTGCCTCTCGTGGCAAAAATCCCCCAATGGTAAGGGAAGTCGGAATGCCAACCTTGCACATCCCGTTCGCCATCGTCCGGGGTAAGTATCGCGAGACCCGGCGGGTGCCCCATTCGAATTTCACTCGTTCGCATATATTGGCGCATCACCCATAAGGACACCGGCTCCGTCGCAGCTTGTGCCACGGCAATCCCTTTAACCAACGCCCCTGTGCTTCGATCGTATGTTTCATGGTCCCATCGACCCGTGCAACTAATCCGTTCCAATTCTTCAACGGCATCGGGTGCGATAATGGACGGGAGACAGACCCAACCGTTCTCCTGGAGTGTTTTTAGATACTCCGATGGAAGATGTGCGGGTCCATGCCCAGCGAAAAAGATCGCCGCGCCGTCATCGACTGTCGTTGTGCCATCGCTGGCGAGCCGATCTCCCTCATGCCGAAGATAACAACCCTTCCCTGAATCCGCTGCCTCCACTTCAAGGACAAGATCGGTGACCACATGACGATACGCAGTCCCCTCTTCAACCGATTCCCATATCGCCTTATCATCTACATAATCAAAAACGGCAAGTCCATCGTCAGACGCCCTAAGAAACGCACCGTTCGGGGCACGCAACAACGTGAAATGCGCTGACGGGCGTTCCACACGAACGACGCGTTCCTGAAAAAGTTCATTCTCATAAGTCATAGATCTTAACTCCTTACCACGCATACGCCTCTGGTGCTTCACCCCCAGGACCCGTCCAAATCTCATCGAGTTTCGCAAGGACTTCATCGTCCAATTTGAGTTCCAAAACCGATAAGTTTTCTTCAAGTTGTTCGATCGTTCGCGGTCCGATGATCGGTGCCGTAACGTCTGGATTGCTGAGTACCCATGCCAAGGCGACGTTAGCAGGAGGCTCCCCTATCGAGGCACAAAGTGCCTCATACGCTTCAAACTGCGCTCGATGCGTCGCAATCGTTTCTCTGTGCGATTCCCTGCCCCGTCGACCGGTGGTCGGGTTATCCAGCACACCACAGAGCAGTCCACCTCCCATCGGACTATACGGAATCATCGCCAAACCGAGTTCTCGGCAACACGGTAACACCTCAAGTTCGATTTTCCGGCTGCGGAGATTATACACGCTCTGCTCTGAGACGAGCCCCAGGAAATTGCGTTGCGTCGCAATACCTTGTGCGTGAGCAATGTGCCACCCCGCGAAATTGCTACTGCCGACGTACGAAATTTTGCCTTCACGCACCAACTGTTCCATCCCTTGCCAAATCTCATCCCACGGCGTCCGGCGATCAATATGGTGCATCTGGTACAGGTCTATGTGATCGGTTTGCAGGCGACGGAGACTGTCTTCGCATGCGCGACGGATATGGTACGCCGATAAACGCCCATCATTCGGTCCTTCACCCGTGGAACCGTACAATTTGGTTGCCAGAACAATCTGATCGCGCCGACTTTTATCCGCCGCCAACCAGTTTCCAACAATCGTCTCCGTTAAACCGTCGTTATAGATATTAGCGGTATCGAAAAAGTTAATTCCGGATTGCAGTGCTCGACTCAACACTGGCATCGTGTCCTCTTCGGAGGTATGTCTCCCAAAATTG belongs to Candidatus Poribacteria bacterium and includes:
- a CDS encoding MoxR family ATPase; translation: MTTTPVNDAMHADDVAAIDELQDVYDQLKASLARIIIGQEQVIEHLAICLFSQGHALLMGVPGLAKTLLVSRFAETMALRFSRIQFTPDLMPMDITGTDILQEVPGGRREFEFVRGPLFANLILADEINRAPSKTQAAMLEAMQEYKITVIGRTYTLDPPFFVLATQNPIEQEGTYPLPEAQLDRFMFRIEVDYPARFEEIEIARTTTGASLPTLEHVLTGERVRAFQDLVRRVPVAEHIYEFAVDLARSTRPSGDAAPDWLKPLVAWGAGPRAVQYLILGAKARAALSGSYMARLEDVVAVANPVLAHRVITSFAAESENITSKDIVNRLVEELSEGN
- a CDS encoding sulfatase-like hydrolase/transferase, with the translated sequence MEKRPNILWYCTDQQRFDTIGALGNSHINTPRLDEFMRQSVTFTHAYCQSPICTPSRASFMTGMYPSAVSVTGNGNPVFPDYYEDRLITHALAQDGYDCGLIGKLHLASAFDAQEERVDDGYRYFQYSHDHGKPNALGHEYADWQRAQGYDPEALIAGKALSQKYPNARGRVPEPTPDLDNIPPHLHQSYWCTEKTIEFIGKNRRENQPWMLSINPFDPHPPFDAPWEYYRRYDPETLPGPHFQESDIAFQSKLTDAGIDFQSQAKPPAEWDDKRMQASYYAMVEQLDHEFGRILDHLDAEGIREDTIVIFTSDHGEALGDHGLAFKGCRFYEGSVRVPLMISWSGQFLQDVQSEALVELTDIVPMLYDALGVDIPYYVQGKSLASLLRGDVPANEHREGVRCEFFDAISMPDRTHATMYRDRRWKLVTYHKKRLCELYDLDNDPWEHNDLSEHADYQAIKWELMQKSFDAAVYAHPQMIPRVASH
- a CDS encoding phytanoyl-CoA dioxygenase family protein, which gives rise to MKSLRNSMRFGRVLGVKHQRRMRGKELRSMTYENELFQERVVRVERPSAHFTLLRAPNGAFLRASDDGLAVFDYVDDKAIWESVEEGTAYRHVVTDLVLEVEAADSGKGCYLRHEGDRLASDGTTTVDDGAAIFFAGHGPAHLPSEYLKTLQENGWVCLPSIIAPDAVEELERISCTGRWDHETYDRSTGALVKGIAVAQAATEPVSLWVMRQYMRTSEIRMGHPPGLAILTPDDGERDVQGWHSDFPYHWGIFATRGTGPEIPPHNFPELVMGVQRNLCVSEFRKENGATCFKLGSHALGEGPPDEWGPGHIYRQPGYRAAHGLPYNGPDADVVEAPGGSYILYDSRVWHRAGVNRTDRKRAAMLQAVIPMYIMPKTDTSRAYRNFIESPLAGELTPLELKELKALMITRIEGSGGKHVVTTDAALSKIVE
- a CDS encoding aldo/keto reductase, yielding MEYTYLGRSGLQVSRLCLGTVNFGRHTSEEDTMPVLSRALQSGINFFDTANIYNDGLTETIVGNWLAADKSRRDQIVLATKLYGSTGEGPNDGRLSAYHIRRACEDSLRRLQTDHIDLYQMHHIDRRTPWDEIWQGMEQLVREGKISYVGSSNFAGWHIAHAQGIATQRNFLGLVSEQSVYNLRSRKIELEVLPCCRELGLAMIPYSPMGGGLLCGVLDNPTTGRRGRESHRETIATHRAQFEAYEALCASIGEPPANVALAWVLSNPDVTAPIIGPRTIEQLEENLSVLELKLDDEVLAKLDEIWTGPGGEAPEAYAW